The following are encoded together in the Corticium candelabrum chromosome 1, ooCorCand1.1, whole genome shotgun sequence genome:
- the LOC134177454 gene encoding smoothelin-like, whose product MAEVEDELRSQLDNATSYEERSRLRAQLRALKKGGSSAPGMHKTTNVEKTGSRASRNAAERSKPERTTSDTSKSVAHRSPSPPVTSPPAEQRSTATIMLSANKLSPPPAVQELIRERRSSESSRASSSRSSPAPVQVSTKRDVSRSGVNGEREHSENDRVSEDDDIAQIEDMIRNSSDFRQRRQYRKQLDDLRAAREAKLTQRRAETASNNKANEVANKDVPEQQESQTIKRSSPEAESLPNKDESVGQIENRNDESDEGVGEEQLSEDEQIEHLKELIESTADFRKRRQYKNELRDLERRREEKLLRNQEKRTDMKPVEPEVIEIKRVETVETVPSPKLAVDLKNEEVTIDGGKEVIELVEVVDNDDFSEDERIAELEDAMAQTRDLRKKRKYKAELEELRNSRAEKQKAREEKKIQLPTSNGSSSKTEKADNGIEEPGDQKDERDGKVEEVKEAEEDEGNKEVEEDANEEGGSDEEEEEGGNDEEAVEEEQEEEETIKPTTVAKETPSAKDLPTRTESPSVATEASRITPVRKLPGAVETPLKISAVIAKETGIKGGDFRSVLKGSRGSAQQTGKEGVGRSDAAQVDFRGVLRKSGGGPVVLPKPVAQVSDAKPDYRAVLKKSVQTATKKYPSGGPTGGDFRGHLRKQTQEDKTQMVPLNRSQSPRVPFGKHLLHKTSPAHPQQGHTQEKPDVSSSEQKERHQTPAEDEPSIRRAVSQERSVSRSESECSDGKGLQKKETGALIKETVSSVVAENEPIMDREEGPGESTTMQDTPTTEDTLKEESPVHDDSGDVNSEEKQAQPQKAVPPPVKQRSIKQPVRDMSPSIEDPVTENKATALQCVPSDSEDSIPAPDVVPVEEPVGKKKTKKVVVKKVVKKKVVKKVKSQASQDAGNEESTVTAVEAPVVEAVEASDKLSKQKDKLFTDGGKYEGKKETPSKAEETPDSYEERAKARRERRMKKERGEAVEESARTRTRDYSDDYSARGAARRQARLEEKRKPDQEAKQRREKFKESLDGKSSPDSKSDGQIKKSANSGQQQLLQWVKSRTKFYENIEITDFSKSFSNGLAFCALAHSYFPDKIPYDDLTSTDKKRNFDLAFTTFTEGGMSEMLDANDFTSMTQPDPRSVMTYLSSIYHHFK is encoded by the exons ATGGCTGAAGTGGAAGATGAACTGCGTTCTCAG TTAGACAATGCTACCAGTTATGAAGAACGCAGCCGCTTGAGAGCACAACTCCGTGCTTTGAAGAAAGGTGGCTCTTCTGCTCCAGGAATGCACAAGACGACTAATGTAGAGAAGACCGGCTCGAGAGCTTCTCGCAATGCTGCTGAACGTTCTAAGCCTGAAAGAACGACAAGCGACACGTCTAAGTCTGTAGCACATCGCTCACCTTCACCACCTGTTACCTCACCTCCTGCGGAACAGCGGTCTACGGCGACCATTATGCTTTCGGCCAACAAGCTATCTCCCCCTCCTGCTGTGCAAGAACTCATCCGAGAAAGGCGTTCGAGTGAGAGCTCTCGGGCCAGCAGTTCAAGAAGCTCTCCTGCTCCTGTTCAAGTGTCTACCAAGCGAGATGTGTCACGCTCAGGTGTGAATGGAGAAAGAGAGCACTCTGAAAACGACCGGGTGAGCGAGGACGACGACATCGCTCAAATCGAGGATATG ATACGAAACTCAAGTGATTTCAGGCAGAGACGACAATATCGAAAGCAACTGGACGATCTCAGAGCGGCTAGAGAAG CCAAACTGACACAACGGCGCGCTGAGACAGCTAGTAATAATAAGGCGAATGAAGTTGCTAATAAAGATGTTCCTGAGCAGCAGGAGAGTCAGACTATTAAAAGAAGCAGTCCTGAAGCAGAGTCTCTGCCTAATAAAGATGAAAGTGTTGGCCAGATTGAGAATAGAAATGATGAATCAGATGAAGGTGTAGGAGAGGAGCAGTTGTCAGAAGATGAGCAGATTGAACACTTGAAAGAACTG ATTGAGTCAACTGCTGACTTCAGAAAGAGAAGGCAGTATAAGAATGAACTGAGAGATCTagaaagaagaagagagg AGAAACTTCTTCGAAACCAAGAAAAGAGAACTGACATGAAACCAGTTGAGCCAGAGGTAATTGAAATAAAACGTGTTGAAACAGTGGAGACTGTTCCATCACCTAAGCTTGCAGTTGATTTGAAGAATGAGGAAGTCACCATTG ATGGAGGCAAGGAAGTGATTGAACTTGTGGAAGTAGTTGACAATGATGACTTCTCAGAGGATGAGAGAATAGCAGAACTTGAGGATGCG ATGGCACAAACGAGAGATTTACGTAAAAAACGAAAATACAAAGCTGAACTAGAAGAACTAAGAAATTCTCGGGCAG AAAAACAGAAAGCCCGAGAGGAAAAGAAAATCCAGTTGCCTACTTCAAATGGAAGCTCTAGCAAGACAGAGAAGGCAGACAATGGAATAGAAGAACCAG GTGATCAAAAAGATGAAAGAGATGGCAAAGTGGAAGAAGTCAAAGAGGCAGAAGAGGATGAAGGCAATAAAGAGGTAGAGGAAGATGCCAATGAAGAGGGAGGtagtgatgaagaagaagaagagggaGGTAATGATGAGGAAGCTGTTGAAGAAGAGCAAGAAGAGGAAGAAACTATCAAGCCAACAACTGTGGCCAAAGAAACACCATCAGCTAAAGATCTACCAACACGCACTGAAAGCCCATCTGTTGCCACAGAGGCATCACGTATTACTCCAG TTCGCAAACTTCCGGGTGCTGTTGAGACACCACTGAAGATCTCAGCTGTCATTGCCAAGGAGACAGGTATCAAGGGTGGAGACTTCCGTTCTGTGTTAAAGGGCAGCCGGGGTAGTGCACAACAGACTGGAAAAGAAGGAGTAGGAAGATCGGACGCTGCCCAGGTTGATTTTCGAGGGGTACTGCGGAAGTCTGGTGGTGGTCCAGTCGTGTTGCCAAAGCCTGTAGCTCAGGTGTCTGATGCAAAACCTGACTACAGAGCAGTTCTGAAGAAATCTGTTCAAACAGCTACTAAAAAGTATCCTTCTGGTGGACCAACTGGTGGTGATTTCCGTGGGCACTTGCGAAAGCAAACACAAGAGGACAAAACACAAATGGTACCTCTCAACCGGTCACAGTCACCACGAGTTCCATTTGGCAAACATTTACTGCACAAGACTTCTCCAGCTCATCCTCAACAAGGtcacacacaagaaaagcCAGATGTTTCGAGCAGCgaacagaaagagagacatcAAACTCCAGCTGAAGATGAGCCAAGCATAAGGAGGGCTGTATCACAGGAAAGAAGTGTATCAAGATCAGAATCAGAATGTAGTGATGGAAAGGGACTACAGAAGAAAGAGACGGGTGCTCTGATTAAGGAGACAGTTTCCAGTGTTGTTGCAGAGAATGAACCAATTATGGATAGAGAAGAGGGCCCAGGGGAGTCCACAACAATGCAGGACACACCTACCACAGAGGATACACTAAAAGAAGAGTCCCCTGTTCATGATGACAGTGGTGATGTGAATAGCGAAGAAAAGCAAGCACAGCCACAAAAGGCAGTTCCACCACCTGTGAAACAGCGTTCAATAAAGCAGCCTGTTAGGGATATGTCACCTTCCATTGAAGATCCTGTTACAGAAAACAAGGCAACAGCTTTGCAATGTGTTCCTTCTGATTCCGAGGACAGCATTCCAGCACCAGATGTTGTACCAGTAGAGGAGCCTGTTGGCAAGAAGAAAACCAAGAAAGTTGTTGTGAAGAAAGTAGTGAAAAAGAAAGTTGTGAAGAAAGTGAAAAGTCAAGCATCTCAAGATGCAGGTAATGAAGAATCAACGGTGACAGCAGTTGAAGCACCAGTAGTAGAAGCTGTAGAAGCTAGTGACAAACTGAGTAAGCAAAAAGACAAACTATTTACAGATGGAGGAAAGTACGAAGGCAAGAAAGAAACGCCTAGTAAAGCAGAGGAGACACCTGACTCATATGAAGAGAGAGCCAAGGCAAGGCGAGAAAGACGCATGAAAAAGGAGAGAGGAGAAGCTGTGGAAGAATCGGCAAGGACAAGAACAAGAGATTACTCTGATGATTACTCTGCAAGGGGAGCAGCACGAAGGCAAGCAAGGTTAGAAGAAAAAAGGAAGCCGGATCAAGAGGCAAAGCAACGACGAGAGAAATTTAAGGAAAGTCTTGACGGCAAGTCATCACCAGACTCAAA GAGTGATGGTCAAATAAAGAAATCTGCCAATTCTGGtcagcagcagctgctgcaatgGGTAAAATCCCGCACAAAGTTCTATGAG aaCATTGAAATTACAGATTTCAGTAAGTCATTTAGCAATGGTCTGGCCTTCTGTGCTTTGGCACATTCCTACTTTCCTGATAAAATTCCATATGATGATTTGACATCAACTGACAAGAAACGAAACTTTGATCTGGCCTTTACAACATTTAC TGAGGGAGGCATGAGTGAGATGTTGGATGCGAATGACTTCACAAGTATGACACAACCAGATCCTCGGAGTGTGATGACATATCTATCATCCATTTATCATCACTTTAAGTGA